In Phyllobacterium zundukense, one DNA window encodes the following:
- a CDS encoding Crp/Fnr family transcriptional regulator — MMPSSQSAFENKLLRHMPAGDFDLLAPYLEPQTLPLRYSIEVSQTPVSAVFFLETGLASIVVKMPDGRDIEVGISGNDGMTGPAVILGGKQSPHDTYVQIAGHGFKITVARLHEVMEASKTLRDYLLLYVQTMVIQTASTALANGQADVPARMARWLLMVHDRIDGANILLTHEFLAVMLGVRRPWVTEILHLLEDKRLIRAKRGQITIVDRKGLVSEANGFYGVAEAEYKRLLGINLSR; from the coding sequence ATGATGCCATCATCACAATCCGCCTTTGAGAACAAGCTTCTCAGGCACATGCCTGCCGGCGATTTTGATTTGCTGGCTCCTTATCTCGAACCCCAAACCTTGCCATTGCGATATTCGATTGAGGTTTCACAGACACCTGTGAGCGCTGTCTTCTTTCTCGAAACGGGCCTTGCGTCCATCGTTGTCAAAATGCCCGATGGCCGCGATATCGAGGTCGGAATATCCGGCAATGACGGGATGACCGGTCCTGCGGTCATCCTTGGCGGAAAGCAATCGCCGCACGATACCTATGTGCAGATCGCCGGGCATGGGTTCAAGATCACGGTCGCTCGCCTGCATGAAGTTATGGAGGCGAGCAAGACCCTTCGCGACTATCTGTTGCTCTATGTCCAGACAATGGTCATCCAGACTGCATCGACAGCGTTGGCCAATGGTCAGGCAGATGTTCCGGCGCGGATGGCACGCTGGCTGTTGATGGTGCATGACCGTATCGATGGCGCAAACATCCTGCTGACGCACGAGTTCCTGGCGGTCATGCTTGGCGTAAGAAGGCCATGGGTAACGGAAATCCTGCACCTGCTGGAAGACAAACGGCTGATCCGGGCGAAGCGAGGGCAGATAACAATCGTCGACCGGAAAGGTCTTGTGAGCGAGGCCAACGGGTTTTACGGGGTTGCAGAAGCCGAGTACAAGAGACTTTTGGGGATAAATCTGTCGCGCTGA
- a CDS encoding glutamine synthetase family protein translates to MPSETPEKKPARTTTRRRTPAYVKATRGVKNWREASEWLAWRDIEDIECITPDQAGVARGKMMPSKKFTSNTSLALPSAVFMATISGSYPEDGHGFSYPEDDGDLKLMPDLSTLSEVPWESDPTAQVICDLVNKDGQAVEFTPRNVLKRVVAAYNKKGLRPVVAPEIEFYLVKKNPDPDYPLTPPVGRSGRAIGGGQGYSIAGVNEFDELIDDIYHFSESQGLEIDTLIHEEGAAQLEINLRHGDPIELADQVFLFKRTIREAALKHDMYATFMAKPIQGQPGSAMHIHQSIVDKKTGRNIFSNPDGTESEAFRHFIGGMQKHVPASLVMFAPYVNSYRRLTPAASAPVNVKWGYDNRTTAFRVPRSDPAARRVENRIPSSDANPYLALAASLACGLLGMNNRTEPDAPASTTVNDNLIELPRGLIEATLLFEQDKDLIAMLGESFAITYAAIKRAEFETFMEVISPWEREFLLLNV, encoded by the coding sequence ATGCCTTCCGAAACTCCTGAAAAAAAGCCCGCACGAACCACAACACGGCGGCGTACGCCCGCTTATGTCAAGGCAACCCGCGGCGTGAAAAACTGGCGCGAAGCTTCCGAGTGGCTGGCCTGGCGGGATATCGAGGACATCGAGTGCATTACGCCGGACCAGGCCGGCGTGGCGCGCGGCAAGATGATGCCATCGAAGAAATTCACCTCCAACACGTCGCTGGCGCTGCCCTCCGCCGTGTTCATGGCGACGATCTCCGGCTCCTACCCAGAAGACGGTCACGGCTTCTCCTATCCGGAAGATGACGGCGACCTGAAGCTGATGCCGGATCTTTCCACGCTCTCGGAAGTGCCGTGGGAAAGCGACCCGACCGCGCAGGTCATCTGCGACCTCGTCAACAAGGACGGGCAGGCGGTGGAATTTACCCCGCGCAATGTGTTGAAGCGCGTCGTAGCGGCCTATAACAAGAAAGGCCTGAGGCCGGTCGTTGCGCCGGAAATCGAATTCTATCTGGTGAAAAAGAACCCGGACCCGGACTACCCCCTTACCCCGCCCGTAGGCCGTTCGGGCCGCGCCATTGGCGGCGGCCAGGGTTATTCCATCGCCGGCGTCAACGAGTTCGACGAGCTGATCGACGACATCTATCATTTCTCCGAAAGCCAGGGTCTCGAGATCGACACGCTTATCCACGAGGAAGGTGCTGCGCAGCTCGAAATCAACCTGCGTCACGGCGATCCGATCGAGCTTGCCGATCAGGTGTTCCTGTTCAAGCGCACCATCCGCGAGGCAGCGCTGAAGCACGACATGTATGCAACCTTCATGGCCAAGCCCATCCAGGGTCAGCCGGGATCGGCCATGCATATCCATCAGTCGATCGTCGACAAGAAGACCGGGCGCAATATCTTCTCCAATCCGGATGGAACGGAGAGCGAGGCCTTCCGCCATTTCATCGGCGGCATGCAGAAGCATGTCCCGGCTTCGCTGGTGATGTTTGCGCCATACGTGAATTCCTACCGGCGGCTGACGCCGGCCGCCTCCGCGCCTGTGAATGTCAAATGGGGCTATGATAACCGCACCACGGCCTTCCGTGTACCGCGCTCGGACCCGGCGGCGCGACGCGTGGAAAACCGCATCCCCTCCTCCGATGCCAATCCCTATCTGGCGCTGGCGGCCTCGCTCGCCTGCGGTCTCCTCGGCATGAACAACCGGACCGAGCCCGATGCGCCCGCCTCGACGACGGTCAACGACAACCTCATCGAACTGCCGCGCGGCCTGATCGAAGCGACGCTGCTGTTCGAGCAGGACAAGGACCTGATTGCCATGCTCGGCGAATCCTTCGCCATCACCTACGCCGCCATCAAACGCGCCGAGTTCGAGACCTTCATGGAGGTTATCAGCCCGTGGGAGCGTGAATTTCTGTTGCTGAATGTGTGA
- a CDS encoding NAD(P)/FAD-dependent oxidoreductase, with the protein MPYQSPISPGISWYESTIADRTEYPALDGSRSADVVIVGGGFTGLSAAVHLASAGVDVVLLEAYRFGDGASGRNGGQLGTGQRAWAEDLEGQYGFTRAKALFDLAEEAKAHLLEFAETHRIDIEFVPGQMSVVHKKRYLKDYQAHAELMATRFGYPHIHYMDAKETAERLGSTRYLGGTYDKGTGHIQPMKLVVGTAKAAAQAGAHLYENTKVTGIKSENGRVTVTTPTGSVTAAKGLIAVNAYGGNLEPISASHVMPIRSFIGATVPLGPDSPVLPGGESVDDSRFVVRYFRRSKDGRLLFGGREAYTADNPLDISTHIRRQIAEIYPALADVEITQAWGGSVGITLPRQPFVREVMPNVISAGGYSGHGVMLSNFVGKLYAETVAGNRDRLKLLEDLKIPAFPGGRTFRAPLLFLALSWYALVDRI; encoded by the coding sequence ATGCCCTATCAATCCCCCATCTCCCCCGGCATTTCCTGGTATGAGTCCACGATTGCCGACCGCACCGAATACCCGGCGCTGGATGGATCGCGTTCTGCCGATGTCGTTATTGTCGGTGGTGGCTTTACCGGCCTCTCCGCCGCCGTGCACCTCGCATCGGCGGGTGTCGATGTGGTGCTGCTCGAAGCTTATCGCTTTGGCGATGGCGCGTCGGGGCGCAATGGCGGGCAGCTCGGTACCGGACAGCGCGCCTGGGCGGAAGACCTCGAAGGGCAATATGGCTTCACGCGTGCAAAGGCGCTGTTCGACCTTGCCGAGGAAGCCAAGGCACATCTCCTCGAATTCGCCGAGACCCACAGGATCGACATCGAGTTCGTTCCGGGACAGATGTCCGTGGTGCACAAGAAGCGTTACCTGAAAGACTATCAGGCTCACGCGGAACTGATGGCGACGCGCTTCGGCTATCCGCATATCCACTACATGGATGCGAAGGAGACCGCTGAGCGGCTTGGCTCCACGCGCTATCTGGGCGGCACCTATGACAAGGGCACCGGCCATATCCAGCCGATGAAACTGGTGGTCGGCACCGCCAAGGCGGCGGCGCAGGCTGGTGCGCATCTTTATGAGAACACCAAGGTCACAGGGATAAAATCCGAAAATGGCCGGGTTACTGTCACCACACCGACCGGCAGTGTGACGGCGGCGAAAGGCCTGATCGCGGTCAATGCCTATGGCGGCAATCTCGAGCCCATCAGTGCATCGCATGTCATGCCGATCCGCTCGTTCATTGGCGCAACGGTGCCGCTGGGACCAGACAGTCCCGTGCTGCCCGGCGGCGAGAGCGTCGACGATTCCCGCTTCGTCGTGCGGTATTTCCGCCGCTCGAAGGATGGGCGGCTGCTGTTCGGCGGGCGCGAGGCCTATACGGCGGACAATCCGCTCGACATCAGCACGCATATCCGCCGCCAGATCGCCGAGATCTACCCGGCGCTCGCCGATGTTGAGATCACGCAGGCCTGGGGCGGCTCGGTGGGCATCACCCTGCCGCGCCAGCCCTTCGTGCGCGAGGTCATGCCCAATGTGATCTCGGCCGGCGGCTATTCCGGGCATGGCGTGATGCTGTCGAACTTCGTCGGCAAGCTCTACGCCGAGACGGTAGCGGGCAATCGCGACCGGCTGAAGCTGCTGGAGGACCTGAAAATCCCGGCCTTCCCGGGCGGGCGCACCTTCCGGGCGCCGCTGCTGTTCCTCGCACTCAGCTGGTATGCGCTGGTGGACCGGATTTAG